In Rhodanobacteraceae bacterium, a single genomic region encodes these proteins:
- a CDS encoding hotdog fold thioesterase — MALWQSPVSAQQLDALGRGTIHDSLGIEITDIGDDYVRGRMPVDARTHQPYGLLHGGASVVLAESLGSIGAGLVVAGSGAKVVGLEVNANHLRAVKSGWVTGTARALHIGRSTQVWEIRLENDAGELSCISRLTMAVVQKVP, encoded by the coding sequence ATGGCCCTCTGGCAATCCCCGGTGTCCGCGCAGCAGCTCGACGCGTTGGGCCGCGGCACTATCCACGATTCGCTTGGCATCGAGATCACGGACATCGGCGATGACTACGTGCGTGGGCGCATGCCGGTGGACGCGCGCACCCACCAGCCCTACGGCTTGCTGCATGGCGGCGCCTCGGTGGTGCTGGCCGAATCGCTCGGCAGCATCGGCGCCGGGCTGGTGGTCGCCGGCAGTGGCGCCAAGGTCGTCGGCCTCGAGGTCAATGCCAACCATCTGCGGGCGGTGAAATCGGGCTGGGTCACCGGCACCGCACGTGCGCTGCACATCGGCCGCAGCACCCAGGTGTGGGAGATCCGCCTGGAGAACGATGCCGGCGAGCTGAGCTGCATCTCGCGCCTGACCATGGCCGTGGTGCAGAAGGTGCCGTGA
- a CDS encoding DUF11 domain-containing protein codes for MTSTAPGLLDAWADFNRNGNWGDPGERIASGVVLAAGANALPLAVPCSASRGVANFRFRVSTTGVASFTGAAADGEIEDYQAEILGFDLGDLPDGAAGIGGGNYRTLLRGAGDNGPQHRIVPGLLLGAAVDNEADGQPGAAASGDDSAGATPDDEDGITVADLALTTGLPANVRALVTNTTGNPGRLCGFADLNADGDFGDANETAFVDIGGAVSAQTVTLAFGTLAASPATYNLTPPQASRLFRFRLADNQSACAADNDAAAPNGEVEDYIGTLLVPIDRGDLPDTAAGIGPANYETLIANGGPGHPLRPDLRIGACVDADADGQPNANANGDDLGTGSNLQGSCAVAGDDEDGFATVPSYLAGAATATSVSVLNSTGGAAQLCAFIDWNRDGDFLDTVGGALESVAVAVPSGGAPASVNINFGTAPVSIGTGVNYLRLRLASGAGACAPNGLAADGEVEDYRVAFEARDFGDLPDTGPGAGPANYATLSADAGASHGIVPGVFLGAGVDAEGDGQPNVNANGDDLNADDEDGVSFPGVDALYVGRLVAGRSNPVQLIASAAGRLNCFFDFNGNGSLVDSGEQVFNETLLAAGTQTLTIAVPASAGNTSVYYRCRYSDQAGDGNAPTGPAARGEVEDGLVPVLAADLGDLPDAAAGTAAGDYRTRIADQGAVHGLDSNLRLGACVDSEADGQPGALASGDDSGAGSVTQGSCALANDDEDGVTVGDLALVSTLPASVRAVVSNNTGAPANLCGFIDWNGDGDFADTVGGTPESATLSVATGVSNATQTLNFGNVPVTTTTASYARFRLQEGSTPCAASGAALRGEVEDYPVTITPPDYGDLPDTGAGSGPGNYRTSFADGGPLHPLRDGLRLGACVDSEANGAPGTAADGDDLAAGITLQGGCATANDDEDGLSAAALAALGNLIAGGSNPIPVQVTNITGSAARLCGFIDYNGDGDFADAGESQSAAVADGSANATATLNFAVPAGAQAGTRYARLRLSTDTAGACAPDGAATNGEVEDYTAGIRVADFGDLPDTGAGSGAGNYVTLRSDARVAHTIDTTGSTLFLGAGVDAEGDGQPNAAADGDDLAGDDEDGLDPLIRIAVTGAPSQFLVRATNLLPGGAGANLCGYVDWNGDGDFADAAETSVTPVANGASNAGVLAVFGIVPAGSEGQRYLRLRYSSASCAAQPATGGDAASLVDGEVEDYRITVRAGDFGDLPDPAFATGPGNYFTRVADSGAAHGIEPGLRIGACVDAEADGQPGSGADGDDLGAGAASGSCAVAGDDEDGVTVADLGFISTLPAQVRVRVTNTTGRAGYLCSMVDWNGDGDFADTVGGTLELVAPTNVPGSSVDQLVTVDFGTAPIAPVGSSYARFRLSTQAGCAESGAYTDGEVEDYPVTITRRDYGDLPDTGAGVDNGNYRTLLADGGAAHDIVDGLYLGALVDAEADGVPNTAANGDDLAGTPDDEDGVNTTDLAGFHLGSPANLRITASNSTGAAAQACGYIDWNRDGDFDDTREAASVAVPSGSNGASFTLAFGAVPSFGPTGQTWARVRLQPASAACVAAGLVAGGEVEDYTASVGVGEMSLGNLVYRDRDNSGSFNAGDTPFEGIPVQLFRDADDNGTPDGAAIASQATGPDGRYLFAELVPDVYLVCIDAPADWISSSGSGRRYGVPGPTEPAADPDGDIDGDDNGSAGTPVTRICARGVGLEFGAEPVTDGDSDANSNLSVDFGLVYNFDLALRKTLAPGQANPVRLNATVVFAIEVYNQGTVAARNIVVSDTLPPGLLLADAQWTGNGNVATRTIAGPLAPGASTQVTLTVRVQNTALAGELRNVAEISSAQDNQGQPVPSILDRDSDPDGDAGNDTEVDDEIGNAGGDEDDADPAVVILAFEPIPTLGGGALWLLALLLVLPAVRRLTR; via the coding sequence GTGACCAGCACCGCGCCCGGCCTGCTCGATGCGTGGGCGGACTTCAACCGCAACGGCAACTGGGGCGATCCCGGCGAGCGGATCGCCAGCGGCGTGGTCCTCGCGGCGGGCGCCAATGCGCTGCCGCTGGCGGTGCCCTGCAGTGCCTCGCGCGGGGTGGCCAACTTCCGCTTCCGCGTGTCCACCACGGGCGTCGCCAGCTTCACCGGCGCCGCGGCCGATGGCGAGATCGAGGACTACCAGGCCGAGATCCTCGGCTTCGACCTCGGCGACCTGCCCGACGGCGCGGCCGGCATCGGCGGCGGCAACTACCGCACCCTGCTGCGCGGCGCCGGCGACAACGGCCCGCAGCACCGCATCGTCCCCGGCTTGCTGCTCGGTGCGGCGGTGGACAACGAAGCGGACGGCCAGCCCGGTGCCGCGGCCAGTGGCGACGACAGCGCCGGGGCCACGCCGGACGACGAGGACGGCATCACCGTGGCCGACCTCGCGCTCACCACCGGCCTGCCGGCCAATGTGCGCGCGCTGGTGACCAACACCACCGGCAACCCCGGCCGGTTGTGCGGCTTCGCCGACCTGAACGCCGACGGCGACTTCGGCGATGCGAACGAGACCGCCTTCGTCGACATCGGCGGCGCGGTCAGCGCGCAGACCGTGACCCTCGCCTTCGGCACGCTTGCGGCGAGTCCGGCGACCTACAACCTGACGCCGCCGCAGGCCTCGCGGCTGTTCCGCTTCCGCCTGGCCGACAACCAGTCCGCCTGCGCCGCCGACAACGACGCTGCCGCGCCCAACGGCGAGGTCGAGGACTACATCGGCACGCTGCTGGTGCCTATCGACCGCGGCGATCTGCCGGATACGGCCGCGGGCATCGGCCCCGCCAACTACGAGACCCTGATCGCCAACGGCGGCCCCGGCCACCCGCTGCGCCCGGACCTGCGCATCGGCGCCTGCGTCGACGCCGATGCCGATGGCCAGCCGAACGCCAACGCCAACGGCGACGACCTGGGAACGGGCAGCAATCTGCAGGGCAGTTGCGCGGTGGCCGGCGACGACGAAGACGGCTTCGCGACCGTCCCGAGCTACCTTGCCGGCGCAGCAACGGCGACCAGCGTCAGCGTGCTCAACAGCACCGGCGGCGCGGCGCAGTTGTGTGCCTTCATCGACTGGAACCGCGACGGCGATTTCCTCGACACCGTCGGCGGTGCGCTGGAGTCGGTCGCGGTCGCGGTGCCGTCCGGCGGCGCGCCGGCCAGCGTCAACATCAACTTCGGCACGGCACCGGTATCGATCGGCACCGGGGTGAACTACCTGCGCCTGCGCCTGGCCTCGGGCGCGGGTGCCTGCGCGCCCAACGGCCTGGCGGCCGATGGCGAGGTCGAGGACTACCGCGTGGCCTTCGAGGCGCGCGACTTCGGCGACCTGCCGGACACCGGCCCGGGCGCGGGACCGGCCAACTACGCGACTCTGAGCGCCGATGCGGGCGCCTCGCACGGCATCGTGCCGGGCGTGTTCCTGGGCGCCGGCGTGGACGCCGAGGGCGATGGCCAGCCCAACGTCAACGCCAACGGCGACGACCTGAATGCCGACGACGAGGACGGCGTGAGCTTCCCTGGCGTCGATGCGCTATACGTCGGGCGCCTGGTGGCCGGCCGCAGCAATCCGGTGCAACTCATCGCCAGCGCCGCCGGCCGCCTGAACTGCTTCTTCGACTTCAACGGCAATGGCAGCCTGGTCGACAGCGGCGAGCAGGTCTTCAACGAGACCCTGCTGGCGGCAGGCACGCAGACCCTCACCATCGCGGTGCCGGCCAGCGCCGGCAACACCAGCGTCTACTACCGCTGCCGTTATTCCGACCAGGCCGGCGATGGCAACGCGCCGACCGGCCCGGCGGCGCGTGGCGAAGTCGAGGACGGCCTGGTCCCGGTGCTCGCCGCAGACCTCGGTGACCTGCCGGACGCGGCCGCCGGCACGGCCGCCGGCGACTACCGCACGCGCATCGCCGACCAGGGCGCGGTGCACGGCCTCGACAGCAACCTGCGCCTCGGCGCATGCGTGGATTCGGAGGCGGACGGCCAGCCCGGCGCACTGGCGAGCGGCGACGACAGCGGCGCCGGCAGCGTCACCCAGGGCAGTTGCGCGCTCGCCAATGACGACGAGGACGGCGTCACCGTGGGCGACCTCGCGCTGGTGTCGACCCTGCCGGCGAGCGTCCGCGCGGTGGTCAGCAACAACACCGGCGCACCCGCCAACCTCTGCGGCTTCATCGACTGGAACGGCGACGGCGATTTCGCCGACACCGTCGGCGGCACCCCGGAGAGTGCCACGCTGAGCGTCGCCACTGGCGTCAGCAACGCCACCCAGACGCTGAATTTCGGCAATGTGCCGGTCACCACGACCACCGCCAGCTACGCGCGCTTCCGCCTGCAGGAAGGCAGCACGCCGTGCGCCGCCAGCGGCGCGGCCCTGCGCGGCGAGGTCGAGGACTATCCGGTGACGATCACGCCGCCGGATTACGGCGACCTGCCCGATACCGGCGCCGGCAGCGGCCCGGGCAATTACCGCACGAGCTTCGCCGACGGCGGCCCGCTGCACCCGTTGCGCGATGGCCTGCGGCTGGGCGCGTGTGTGGACAGCGAAGCCAATGGCGCGCCTGGCACGGCGGCCGACGGGGACGACCTGGCCGCCGGCATCACGCTGCAGGGCGGTTGCGCGACCGCCAACGACGATGAGGACGGGCTTTCCGCGGCCGCGCTGGCGGCGCTCGGCAACCTGATCGCCGGCGGCAGCAACCCGATCCCGGTGCAGGTGACCAACATCACCGGCAGCGCGGCGCGGCTGTGCGGCTTCATCGACTACAACGGCGACGGTGACTTCGCCGACGCCGGCGAGAGCCAGTCGGCCGCGGTGGCGGATGGCAGCGCGAATGCCACGGCGACCCTCAACTTCGCGGTTCCGGCCGGCGCCCAGGCCGGCACCCGCTACGCGCGCCTGCGCCTGTCGACCGACACCGCCGGCGCCTGCGCGCCCGACGGCGCCGCGACCAATGGCGAGGTGGAGGACTACACCGCCGGCATCCGCGTGGCCGATTTCGGCGATCTGCCGGATACCGGCGCCGGCAGCGGCGCGGGCAACTACGTGACCCTGCGCAGCGACGCGCGAGTGGCGCACACCATCGACACCACCGGCAGCACGCTGTTCCTCGGTGCGGGCGTGGACGCCGAGGGCGACGGCCAGCCGAATGCCGCCGCGGATGGCGACGACCTGGCCGGCGACGACGAGGACGGGCTCGATCCGCTGATCCGCATCGCGGTGACCGGCGCGCCATCCCAGTTCCTGGTGCGCGCGACCAACCTGCTGCCCGGCGGCGCCGGCGCCAACCTCTGCGGCTATGTGGACTGGAACGGCGACGGCGACTTTGCCGATGCCGCGGAAACCAGCGTCACGCCGGTCGCCAACGGTGCCAGCAACGCCGGCGTGCTCGCCGTGTTCGGCATCGTCCCGGCCGGCAGCGAGGGCCAGCGCTACCTGCGCCTGCGCTACTCCAGCGCCAGTTGTGCGGCGCAGCCCGCCACCGGCGGCGATGCCGCGAGCCTGGTCGATGGCGAAGTGGAGGACTACCGCATTACGGTGCGCGCGGGCGACTTCGGCGATTTGCCCGATCCGGCCTTCGCCACCGGCCCCGGCAATTACTTCACGCGGGTGGCCGACAGCGGCGCGGCGCACGGTATCGAGCCCGGTCTGCGCATCGGCGCCTGTGTCGACGCCGAAGCCGACGGCCAGCCGGGCAGCGGCGCGGACGGCGACGATCTCGGCGCCGGCGCCGCCAGCGGCAGCTGCGCGGTCGCGGGCGATGACGAGGATGGCGTCACCGTGGCCGACCTCGGCTTCATCTCGACCCTGCCGGCCCAGGTACGGGTGCGCGTGACCAACACCACGGGGCGCGCCGGTTACCTGTGCAGCATGGTCGACTGGAACGGCGACGGCGATTTCGCCGACACCGTGGGCGGCACGCTCGAACTGGTGGCGCCGACCAACGTGCCGGGAAGCAGCGTCGACCAGCTCGTGACCGTCGATTTCGGCACAGCGCCGATCGCGCCGGTGGGCAGCAGCTACGCGCGCTTCCGCCTGAGCACCCAGGCCGGCTGCGCCGAGTCGGGTGCCTACACCGACGGCGAGGTCGAGGACTACCCGGTCACCATCACGCGGCGCGACTACGGCGATTTGCCGGACACCGGCGCCGGTGTGGACAACGGCAACTACCGCACGCTGCTCGCCGATGGCGGCGCGGCGCACGACATCGTCGATGGCCTGTACCTCGGCGCGCTGGTCGATGCCGAGGCCGATGGTGTGCCGAATACCGCGGCCAACGGCGATGACCTCGCCGGCACGCCGGACGACGAGGACGGCGTCAACACCACCGATCTCGCCGGCTTCCACCTCGGCAGCCCGGCCAATCTGCGAATCACCGCGAGCAACAGCACCGGCGCGGCCGCGCAGGCCTGCGGCTATATCGACTGGAACCGCGACGGCGACTTCGACGACACCCGTGAAGCCGCCAGCGTGGCGGTACCCAGCGGCAGCAATGGCGCCAGCTTCACCCTGGCCTTTGGCGCGGTGCCGTCTTTCGGCCCGACCGGCCAGACCTGGGCGCGCGTGCGCCTGCAGCCCGCCAGCGCCGCCTGCGTGGCGGCCGGGCTGGTTGCCGGCGGCGAGGTAGAGGACTACACCGCCAGCGTCGGTGTCGGCGAGATGAGCCTGGGCAACCTGGTTTATCGCGATCGCGACAACAGCGGCAGCTTCAACGCCGGGGACACGCCCTTCGAGGGCATCCCGGTGCAGCTGTTCCGCGATGCCGACGACAACGGCACGCCGGATGGCGCGGCCATCGCCAGCCAGGCCACCGGGCCGGACGGCCGCTACCTGTTCGCCGAGCTGGTGCCGGATGTCTACCTGGTGTGCATCGATGCGCCGGCGGACTGGATCTCCAGCTCCGGCAGCGGCCGCCGCTACGGCGTGCCCGGCCCGACCGAACCCGCCGCCGATCCGGATGGCGACATCGACGGCGACGACAACGGCAGCGCCGGCACCCCGGTCACGCGCATCTGCGCGCGCGGCGTGGGCCTCGAATTCGGCGCCGAACCGGTCACCGATGGCGACAGCGACGCCAACTCCAACCTGAGCGTGGACTTCGGCCTCGTGTACAACTTCGATCTTGCGCTGCGCAAGACGCTCGCCCCCGGCCAGGCCAATCCGGTGCGACTCAACGCGACGGTGGTGTTCGCCATCGAGGTGTACAACCAGGGCACCGTGGCGGCACGCAACATCGTCGTCAGCGATACCTTGCCGCCCGGCCTGCTGCTCGCGGACGCGCAGTGGACCGGCAATGGCAATGTCGCCACGCGCACCATCGCCGGACCGCTGGCACCGGGGGCCAGCACGCAGGTCACGCTCACGGTGCGGGTGCAGAACACCGCGCTGGCCGGCGAGCTGCGCAATGTCGCGGAAATCAGCAGCGCGCAGGACAACCAGGGCCAGCCGGTGCCGAGCATCCTCGACCGCGACTCCGATCCGGACGGCGATGCCGGCAATGACACCGAGGTCGACGACGAGATCGGCAACGCCGGTGGTGATGAGGATGATGCGGACCCGGCGGTGGTGATCCTGGCCTTCGAGCCGATCCCGACGCTCGGCGGCGGTGCGCTGTGGCTGCTGGCGCTGCTGCTGGTGCTGCCGGCGGTGCGGCGGCTGACGCGCTGA
- a CDS encoding DUF4893 domain-containing protein: MRAILPLLLLSCAVLAADNDEGWRGVMHDVHEPAIDQAHARATQSLAQLGEDDYGLSDRPGAQALLDAPAKTVEFDALTGDWRCRSLQVDPNGLFAYPAFRCRIELTEDGTLMFTKTSGSQRRHGQLYPKSDGHWVFLGGRSVNDDPYRPYSATFGDFDGEDLADDSVGLVEGLGDGRVRMILDADGESVEFYELRR, from the coding sequence ATGCGCGCCATCCTGCCCTTGCTGTTGCTTTCCTGCGCGGTCCTCGCCGCGGACAATGACGAGGGCTGGCGTGGCGTGATGCACGATGTGCACGAACCGGCGATCGACCAGGCGCACGCGCGCGCGACACAGTCGCTGGCGCAACTGGGCGAAGACGACTACGGCCTGAGCGACCGCCCGGGCGCGCAGGCACTGCTCGATGCGCCGGCGAAGACGGTCGAATTCGACGCGCTGACCGGCGACTGGCGCTGCCGCTCGCTGCAGGTTGATCCGAACGGCCTGTTTGCCTATCCGGCCTTCCGCTGCCGGATCGAACTGACCGAAGACGGTACCCTGATGTTCACCAAGACGAGCGGTTCGCAACGCCGCCACGGCCAGTTGTATCCGAAGTCCGACGGCCACTGGGTTTTCCTCGGCGGCCGTTCGGTCAATGACGATCCCTACCGCCCGTACAGCGCCACTTTCGGCGACTTCGACGGCGAGGACCTTGCCGACGACAGCGTCGGGCTGGTCGAGGGGCTGGGCGATGGTCGCGTGCGCATGATTCTGGATGCCGATGGCGAGAGCGTGGAGTTCTACGAGCTTCGCCGCTGA
- a CDS encoding serine/threonine protein kinase produces the protein MNGHPFDALRPETVLAAVEHLGVASDGRLFALNSFENRVYQVGREGVEPLIAKFYRPGRLTDAEILEEHAFLDELAAAELPVAAPIRDGEGRSLVEIDIAARGDSEDAAGHAAARYRVALFPRLRGRAPELEAEEHLEWLGRLVARVHQIGARGHFRKRPPLSVARVGERGLKAMLAGPLIPDGLKARYASSGARLLDAVHERYAQVGKLPTLRLHGDLHAGNLLWNESGPLLVDFDDCCEGPAIQDLWMLLPGDEDGRQRALAALVEGYEVFRMFDWGQVELIEALRALRLLHYGGWLCARHDDPAFPRAFPFATQARFWEDHLMTLEQQCEALA, from the coding sequence GTGAACGGCCATCCTTTCGATGCGCTGCGGCCGGAGACGGTGCTCGCCGCGGTGGAGCACCTCGGGGTGGCCAGCGATGGCCGGTTGTTCGCGCTCAACAGCTTCGAAAACCGGGTCTACCAGGTCGGCCGCGAGGGCGTCGAGCCGCTGATTGCGAAGTTCTACCGTCCCGGCCGCCTGACGGACGCCGAGATCCTTGAAGAGCACGCCTTTCTCGACGAACTGGCCGCGGCGGAGCTGCCGGTCGCGGCACCTATCCGCGATGGCGAAGGCCGCAGCCTGGTGGAGATCGACATCGCCGCGCGCGGCGACAGTGAGGACGCTGCCGGCCACGCCGCCGCGCGCTATCGCGTCGCGCTGTTCCCGCGGCTGCGCGGGCGCGCGCCGGAGCTGGAGGCGGAGGAACACCTCGAATGGCTCGGGCGACTGGTCGCACGGGTGCACCAGATCGGCGCGCGCGGGCACTTCCGCAAGCGCCCGCCACTGTCGGTTGCGCGCGTCGGCGAGCGCGGCCTGAAGGCAATGCTCGCCGGCCCGCTGATTCCGGACGGCCTGAAGGCGCGCTATGCCAGCTCCGGCGCGCGCCTGCTGGACGCGGTGCATGAACGCTACGCGCAGGTCGGCAAACTGCCCACGCTGCGCCTGCACGGTGACCTGCATGCGGGCAACCTGCTGTGGAACGAATCGGGTCCGCTGCTGGTCGATTTCGACGACTGCTGCGAGGGCCCGGCAATCCAGGACCTGTGGATGCTGCTGCCCGGAGACGAGGATGGGCGCCAGCGCGCGCTCGCCGCGCTGGTGGAGGGCTACGAGGTGTTCCGCATGTTCGACTGGGGCCAGGTGGAACTGATCGAAGCGCTGCGCGCGCTGCGCCTGCTGCACTACGGCGGCTGGCTGTGCGCTCGCCACGACGATCCGGCCTTCCCGCGTGCCTTCCCCTTCGCCACCCAGGCGCGCTTCTGGGAGGACCACCTGATGACCCTGGAGCAGCAGTGCGAGGCGCTCGCGTGA
- a CDS encoding RNA-binding transcriptional accessory protein — protein MALPPIETRIAQEIAARPQQVAAAVQLLDEGATVPFIARYRKEVTGGLDDTQLRTLEERLGYLRELEDRRAAVLASIEEQGKLSDALRDEIVHADTKARLEDLYLPYKPRRRTKAQIAREAGLEPLADSLLADPTQAPEAAALAYVDVEKGVADVAGALEGARSILAERFSEDPALVGELREWLYEQGRIHALLIKGKENEGAKFRDYFDFVDSLAQIPSHRTLALFRARAEGILDLDLEPVPVRRNDARGGAEEAEAIEQGHRRAESRVAHRFGIADKGRPADAWLVETCRQTWRYKLHVRLTLDLFGRIRERAEEEAIRIFGDNLKDLLLAPPAGPRAVIGLDPGLRTGVKVAVVDATGKVLATDTIYPLQPKNAVEASAATIAKLAQAHGARLIAIGNGTGSRETEAFVAELALARPELKLTRIVVSEAGASVYSASELAAKEFPGLDVSLRGAVSIARRLQDPLAELVKIEPKAIGVGQYQHDVNQVKLGDRLDNIVEDCVNAVGVDLNTASAPLLARVSGLSTGTAEAVVRFRDEHGAFTTRRKLLEVPRLGPKTFEQAAGFLRIQGGEQPLDASAVHPEAYPVVDRIAQHTGLPVGQLIGNGAVLAKLDPKAFADERFGVPTVKDILRELEKPGRDPRPEFKTAQFSAEVHTLNDLKPGMVLEGVVTNVAAFGAFIDIGVHQDGLAHVSELSDKYIKDPREVVKTGQIVKVRVLEVDAPRKRIGLSLKLSESREAAAERRHGGPGGPRPQTAPAGRGAPPSRAPAQRDTPKPSPMGTLGSLLSEAMKGKR, from the coding sequence ATGGCTCTACCCCCGATCGAAACCCGTATCGCCCAGGAAATTGCTGCCCGTCCGCAACAGGTGGCTGCCGCCGTGCAGCTGCTGGACGAGGGCGCCACGGTGCCGTTCATTGCGCGCTATCGCAAGGAAGTCACCGGCGGCCTGGACGACACCCAGCTGCGCACGCTGGAAGAACGCCTGGGCTATCTGCGCGAGCTGGAGGATCGCCGCGCGGCGGTACTGGCGAGCATCGAGGAGCAGGGCAAGCTGAGCGATGCGCTACGCGACGAGATCGTCCACGCGGACACCAAGGCGCGTCTGGAGGATCTGTACCTGCCGTACAAGCCGCGCCGCCGCACCAAGGCGCAGATCGCGCGCGAGGCCGGGCTGGAGCCGCTGGCCGACAGCCTGCTGGCCGATCCCACCCAGGCGCCCGAGGCCGCCGCGCTGGCCTATGTGGACGTGGAGAAAGGCGTGGCCGATGTGGCCGGCGCGCTGGAAGGCGCGCGCTCGATCCTGGCCGAGCGCTTCAGCGAGGATCCGGCGCTGGTCGGCGAATTGCGCGAATGGCTGTACGAGCAGGGCCGCATCCATGCGCTGCTGATCAAGGGCAAGGAGAACGAGGGCGCCAAGTTCCGCGACTACTTCGATTTCGTCGACAGCCTGGCGCAGATCCCCTCGCACCGCACGCTGGCGCTGTTCCGCGCGCGCGCCGAGGGCATCCTCGACCTGGACCTGGAACCGGTGCCGGTGCGCCGCAACGATGCGCGCGGCGGGGCCGAGGAAGCCGAAGCGATCGAGCAGGGCCACCGCCGCGCCGAAAGCCGCGTGGCGCACCGGTTCGGCATCGCCGACAAGGGCCGTCCCGCGGACGCATGGCTGGTCGAGACCTGTCGCCAGACCTGGCGCTACAAGCTGCATGTACGCCTGACGCTGGACCTGTTCGGGCGCATCCGCGAGCGCGCCGAGGAAGAGGCCATCCGCATTTTCGGCGACAACCTCAAGGATTTGCTGCTGGCGCCGCCGGCCGGCCCGCGCGCGGTGATCGGGCTCGATCCCGGCCTGCGCACCGGGGTCAAGGTGGCGGTGGTGGACGCCACCGGCAAGGTGCTCGCCACCGACACGATCTATCCGCTGCAGCCGAAGAATGCGGTGGAGGCCTCCGCGGCGACCATCGCCAAGCTGGCGCAGGCGCACGGCGCGCGCCTGATCGCCATCGGCAACGGCACCGGCTCGCGCGAGACCGAGGCCTTCGTCGCCGAGCTCGCACTGGCGCGCCCGGAGCTCAAGCTCACGCGCATCGTGGTCAGCGAGGCCGGGGCCTCGGTGTATTCCGCCTCGGAACTGGCGGCGAAGGAATTCCCGGGCCTCGACGTGTCGCTGCGCGGCGCGGTGTCGATCGCGCGCCGGCTGCAGGATCCGCTGGCGGAGCTGGTCAAGATCGAGCCCAAGGCGATCGGCGTCGGCCAGTACCAGCACGACGTCAACCAGGTGAAGCTCGGCGATCGCCTCGACAACATCGTCGAGGACTGCGTCAACGCGGTCGGCGTGGACCTCAACACCGCATCGGCGCCGCTGCTGGCGCGGGTGTCCGGGCTGTCCACCGGCACCGCCGAAGCGGTGGTGCGTTTCCGCGACGAGCACGGCGCGTTCACCACCCGGCGCAAGCTGCTGGAAGTGCCGCGGCTGGGGCCGAAGACCTTCGAGCAGGCCGCCGGCTTCCTGCGCATCCAGGGCGGCGAGCAGCCGCTCGACGCCTCCGCGGTGCACCCGGAGGCCTACCCGGTGGTCGACCGCATCGCGCAGCACACCGGCCTGCCGGTAGGCCAGTTGATCGGCAACGGCGCGGTGCTGGCCAAGCTGGACCCCAAGGCCTTCGCCGACGAGCGCTTCGGTGTGCCGACGGTCAAGGACATCCTGCGCGAACTGGAGAAGCCCGGCCGCGATCCGCGCCCGGAGTTCAAGACCGCGCAGTTCTCCGCCGAGGTGCACACCCTGAACGACCTCAAGCCCGGCATGGTGCTGGAGGGCGTGGTCACCAATGTCGCGGCCTTTGGCGCCTTCATCGACATCGGTGTGCACCAGGATGGCCTCGCGCACGTTTCGGAACTGTCGGACAAGTACATCAAGGACCCGCGCGAAGTGGTCAAGACCGGGCAGATCGTCAAGGTGCGCGTGCTCGAGGTCGACGCGCCGCGCAAGCGCATCGGGCTCTCGCTCAAGCTCAGCGAGTCGCGCGAGGCGGCGGCCGAGCGGCGCCACGGGGGCCCCGGCGGTCCGCGCCCGCAGACCGCGCCGGCCGGCCGCGGCGCACCGCCCTCGCGCGCGCCTGCGCAACGCGACACACCCAAGCCATCGCCAATGGGTACACTCGGGTCCCTGCTCAGCGAGGCGATGAAGGGGAAGCGGTAG
- a CDS encoding AEC family transporter: protein MSISPALFLVIVMLALGKAYAHTSLLPQNTPEVINRLVIWLLLPALVLKAVHGLQFHADLLVLVATPWLLAGLTVLAVWLLGRAFGWRREVIACLLLCVALGNTAFLGYPLVEATLGHDALKYAVVYDQLGSFMLLSSFGLVVVALHGGATRPSLGAVVRKIVSFPSFAALILGLLPWERPPLVAHLIEVLAGLLVPMAMFAVGFQLKLVPSRAVAVPLAAGLALKLLLLPAAAFAIATLAGAERQVVAVNTLQSAMPAMITAGALAIDAKLAPELAAGLVGYGIMIAVVWLPLLASWLA from the coding sequence ATGTCGATCTCTCCTGCCCTGTTCCTGGTGATCGTGATGCTGGCGCTGGGCAAGGCCTATGCGCACACCTCGCTGCTGCCGCAGAACACGCCGGAAGTGATCAACCGTCTGGTGATCTGGCTGCTGCTCCCGGCGCTGGTGCTGAAGGCGGTGCATGGCCTGCAGTTCCATGCCGACCTGCTGGTGCTGGTGGCCACGCCGTGGCTGCTGGCCGGCCTCACGGTGCTCGCGGTCTGGTTGCTCGGGCGGGCGTTCGGCTGGCGCCGCGAGGTCATCGCCTGCCTGCTGCTGTGCGTGGCGCTCGGCAACACCGCCTTCCTGGGTTATCCGCTGGTCGAGGCGACGCTCGGGCACGATGCGCTGAAGTACGCGGTGGTCTACGACCAACTGGGCTCCTTCATGCTGCTGTCCAGCTTCGGCCTGGTTGTCGTGGCGCTGCATGGCGGTGCAACGAGGCCCAGCCTGGGCGCGGTGGTGCGCAAGATCGTCAGTTTCCCGTCCTTTGCCGCGCTGATCCTGGGCCTGCTGCCCTGGGAGCGCCCGCCGCTGGTGGCCCACCTGATCGAGGTACTCGCCGGCCTTCTGGTGCCGATGGCGATGTTCGCGGTGGGCTTCCAGCTCAAACTCGTGCCCTCGCGCGCGGTGGCAGTTCCGCTGGCCGCGGGCCTTGCGCTCAAATTGCTGCTGCTGCCGGCAGCGGCCTTCGCGATCGCCACACTCGCCGGGGCGGAACGCCAGGTCGTCGCGGTCAACACCTTGCAGTCGGCGATGCCGGCGATGATCACCGCTGGCGCGCTGGCGATCGATGCCAAGCTCGCACCGGAACTTGCCGCCGGCCTGGTCGGCTATGGAATCATGATCGCCGTGGTCTGGCTGCCACTGCTGGCGAGCTGGCTCGCCTGA